A genomic stretch from Cyprinus carpio isolate SPL01 chromosome A12, ASM1834038v1, whole genome shotgun sequence includes:
- the LOC122146930 gene encoding CD276 antigen-like codes for MFSGLIVHGPSGPVVAPLGSSVVLPCSVDELLPVEDLELEWRRADSETLVYLYQDGESRTEAQQQDYQDRAHFFTDQIQHGNFSLRLDNLRAEDEGQYKCKVYIQQESGETVVQIKVNAERLRVSGSDQHISASVGEDVTLSCSVDSHIPPEDFEEVSWKKTDEGIQVLLYQDNETHSSNERYIDRVELFPAEISKGNFSLRLKSVRTEDKGVYMCEVFAGGLSANATAVLDQLGE; via the exons atgttttcagggTTGATTGTGCATGGTCCCTCTGGTCCTGTGGTTGCTCCTCTGGGGTCCTCCGTGGTTTTGCCCTGTTCTGTTGATGAACTTTTACCAGTGGAGGATCTGGAGCTGGAATGGAGAAGAGCAGACTCAGAGACTTTAGTTTATCTTTATCAGGACGGTGAGAGTCGAACAGAAGCCCAGCAGCAGGATTATCAGGATAGAGCTCATTTCTTCACTGATCAGATTCAACATGGAAACTTCTCCCTCCGGCTGGACAATCTGAGAGCTGAAGATGAGGGACAGTATAAATGTAAAGTTTACATTCAGCAAGAGTCCGGTGAGACTGTGGTTCAAATAAAAGTTAATGCTG AGCGTTTGAGAGTATCAGGTTCAGATCAGCACATATCTGCGTCTGTGGGTGAAGACGTCACTCTGAGCTGCTCTGTAGACTCTCACATCCCACCTGAAGACTTTGAAGAGGTTTCATGGAAGAAAACAGATGAAGGTATTCAGGTTCTGCTCTACCAAGACAATGAGACACATTCATCAAATGAGCGATACATAGACAGAGTTGAGCTCTTCCCTGCTGAAATCTCCAAAGGAAACTTCTCTCTCAGACTGAAGAGCGTCAGAACTGAGGATAAAGGAGTTTACATGTGTGAGGTGTTTGCTGGAGGACTTTCAGCCAATGCAACTGCAGTATTGGATCAACTGGGTGAGTAA